A part of Rhinatrema bivittatum chromosome 16, aRhiBiv1.1, whole genome shotgun sequence genomic DNA contains:
- the LOC115077460 gene encoding extracellular calcium-sensing receptor-like — translation MLIGGIFQAHLDKVYPDTSFRAKPAQIICQRLHFQFYQWIQSMVFAIEEINGDPALLPNITLGFWIYDSCVALQRTLEGTLWMLSGRGEPVLNYRCQSNQTLAAVVGESGSTRSVLMARLLGLYRYPQISYFATSPFLSDRTQFPSFFRTIPNDNFQSQGLAQLVIYFGWTWVGLLATDNDYGQQGIQIIKQELVKAGVCIAFSKTVLTSLPNRNSFNIVQAIKNSTASAIVVFCTISDLISVMDEVVRQNVTRKIWIASEAWSTSPLLSQKKYAVLSGTIGFAVQSREVPGFKEHLSRVHPARAPEDIFLGMFWEEAYGCKWPVQETLLKPWANGTKPCTGHEKLSSLQSTYAADTDSRTTYIVYNAIYAIARALQGLSSCQQGEGPFLHGTCANADEFHPWQLLHYVKNVRFQNKIGDEVFFDSNGDPPARYEIINWQLSPEGTISHVKVGSYDSSAPPGQNLIINASAIMWTTGKTGIPLSVCSRSCPPGYRKVALEGQPICCFQCVPCSLEEISNQTDSVECWKCPSDQWPNSKQDQCVPKSIVFLSYEEPLGAFLAGASIIFSLFPVASLGLFICYRDTPIVKANNRSLSYLLLLALTLCFLCSLIFIGYPSLGKCLIRQAVFGISFSLCISCVLAKTIMVVIAFHATKPNSDFRKWVRPQLSYVVISTCTLIQVLVCIYWLLFSPPFSDYNIQTQPGTITVECNERSPIAFWCMLGYLGILATISFIVAFLARKLPDSFNEAKFITFSMLAFLSVWLSFIPAYLSTRGKYMVAMEIFAILSSSSALMSCIFFPKCYIILMRPEMNTKGHLMGRGAGPSKQNHYIYFG, via the exons ATGCTGATCGGGGGCATCTTCCAAGCTCACCTTGACAAGGTCTACCCTGATACCTCCTTCAGAGCAAAACCTGCACAGATCATCTGTCAAAG ATTACATTTCCAGTTTTATCAGTGGATACAAAGTATGGTTTTTGCTATTGAGGAGATTAACGGGGACCCGGCTCTCTTACCCAACATCACCTTGGGGTTCTGGATTTACGACTCCTGTGTTGCACTGCAGCGGACCCTGGAGGGGACTCTGTggatgctgtcagggagaggggaGCCTGTTCTGAATTACCGGTGCCAAAGCAACCAGACGCTCGCTGCTGTTGTCGGTGAATCCGGCTCAACGCGCTCTGTCCTTATGGCACGGTTACTGGGTCTGTACCGCTATCCTCAG ATCAGTTATTTTGCCACGAGCCCCTTCCTGAGTGACCGGACCCAGTTTCCGTCTTTCTTCCGGACCATCCCTAATGACAACTTTCAGTCCCAGGGGCTGGCTCAGCTGGTGATCTACTTTGGTTGGACCTGGGTTGGGCTTCTGGCAACAGACAACGACTATGGCCAGCAGGGAATACAGATTATAAAGCAGGAGCTTGTCAAGGCTGGagtttgcatcgctttctcgaaaACTGTTCTTACCAGCCTTCCCAACAGGAATTCATTTAACATTGTCCAGGCAATCAAAAACTCTACAGCAAGCGCTATCGTTGTCTTCTGCACCATCTCCGACTTGATCTCTGTGATGGATGAGGTGGTGAGGCAGAATGTGACCAGGAAGATCTGGATAGCCAGCGAGGCTTGGTCCACATCACCTCTTCTTTCCCAAAAAAAGTATGCAGTGCTCTCTGGCACCATCGGGTTTGCGGTTCAAAGCAGGGAGGTGCCAGGTTTTAAAGAGCACCTCAGCAGGGTTCACCCCGCCAGAGCCCCAGAGGATATCTTTCTGGGAATGTTCTGGGAGGAGGCTTATGGGTGCAAGTGGCCAGTCCAGGAGACCCTCCTGAAGCCCTGGGCTAATGGCACTAAGCCATGCACAGGGCATGAGAAGCTGAGCAGCCTCCAGAGCACCTACGCTGCCGACACAGACTCCAGGACCACTTACATAGTTTACAACGCGATTTACGCCATTGCACGTGCTCTGCAGGGCCTGAGCTCCTGTCAGCAGGGGGAAGGACCCTTTCTGCATGGGACCTGTGCCAATGCTGATGAGTTCCATCCCTGGCAA CTTCTTCACTATGTTAAGAATGTacgttttcaaaacaaaattgggGACGAGGTGTTTTTTGATAGCAATGGTGACCCTCCAGCTAGATATGAGATCATAAACTGGCAGCTGAGTCCTGAGGGCACCATCAGTCATGTGAAGGTGGGCAGCTACGACTCCAGTGCCCCTCCAGGCCAGAACCTGATCATCAATGCCAGTGCTATCATGTGGACTACTGGGAAAACAGGG ATCCCACTCTCGGTGTGCAGCCGCAGCTGTCCCCCTGGCTACAGAAAAGTGGCTTTGGAAGGACAACCCATCTGCTGCTTTCAGTGTGTCCCATGTTCCTTGGAGGAGATTTCCAACCAGACTG actCTGTTGAGTGTTGGAAGTGCCCATCTGATCAATGGCCAAACTCCAAGCAAGATCAATGTGTCCCAAAGTCAATAGTCTTCCTCTCCTATGAAGAGCCATTGGGAGCCTTCTTGGCAGGAGCCAgcattattttctctctctttcctgttgcCTCCTTGGGACTCTTCATCTGCTACAGGGACACACCTATTGTCAAAGCCAACAACCGCAGTCTCAGCtatctcctgctcctggccctcACCCTGTGTTTTCTCTGCTCGCTGATTTTCATTGGGTACCCCAGCCTGGGAAAATGCCTCATCAGACAAGCTGTCTTTGGCATCAGTTTTTCTCTTTGCATCTCTTGTGTGTTGGCCAAAACCATCATGGTGGTCATTGCTTTCCACGCTACCAAACCAAATAGTGACTTCAGGAAATGGGTGAGACCCCAACTGTCCTATGTGGTCATTAGTACTTGTACTCTGATTCAGGTTCTTGTGTGTATCTATTGGTTACTGTTCTCACCTCCTTTCTCAGATTATAATATCCAGACTCAACCTGGAACAATAACAGTTGAATGTAATGAGAGATCTCCCATTGCTTTCTGGTGCATGCTGGGCTACCTTGGGATTCTGGCTACCATCAGTTTCATAGTAGCCTTCCTAGCTAGAAAACTTCCTGACAGCTTCAACGAGGCAAAATTTATCACCTTTAGTATGCTGGCATTCCTCAGTGTGTGGCTGTCTTTTATCCCGGCCTACCTCAGCACCCGCGGCAAATACATGGTTGCCATGGAAATCTTTGCCATCTTGTCTTCTAGCTCTGCTTTGATGTCTTGCATCTTTTTCCCCAAATGTTACATCATATTGATGAGGCCTGAGATGAACACTAAGGGGCACTTGATGGGGAGGGGTGCAGGTCCCAGCAAGCAAAATCATTACATTTATTTTGgatag
- the LOC115077461 gene encoding extracellular calcium-sensing receptor-like, giving the protein MGPACQLQGPQVTGLSRAGNILIGGTFPLHVYRVYPETSFKAKPSPIACQAFSLQNYQRMQALVFAVEEVNRDPDLLPNITLGFLVYDSCVTLQLALQGTLWTLTGRETPVPNFSCRGAAQLAGLIGDSGSTRSILMAQLLGLYKYPQISYFSTSPFLSDRIQFPSFFRTVPSDDFQSRGLAQLVMHFGWTWLGLLAQDNDYGQQGVQILQQEIIKAGACIAFSENILSSLPNKNAVHIVQVIKKSLAKAIVVFSSDSDLVPIMDEVVKQNVMGKIWIASEAWSTSALLSQQKYAGILWGTIGFAIHHEEMSGFKEFLISTHPTKMPEDSFLREFWEQTFDCKWPRQKALLGSHDNRTKLCTGAENLESLQNIYTDVTNLRVTYNVYSAVNAIAHALHGLSSCQQRRRGPFLWDTCADVGGFQPWQLLYYVKNVHFRNRAGAEVFFDESGNPPAQYDVVNWQWSADGSIRHVKVGSYDSSTPARHSLIVNFSSIQWALGNKQIPLSVCSPSCLSGYRKAAREGEPICCFHCVPCSPGEVSNKTDSAECSRCSWDHWPNAKQDQCVPRTIEFLTYEEPLGATMAATSITFSLIPVASLGLFSHYRNTPVVKANNRSLSYLLLLALSLCFLCSLAFIGYPSPEKCLLRQAAFGISFSLCISCVLAKTITVVIAFNATKPNSAFRRWVGPQLSYVVISACTLFQVLMCVSWLLFSPPFSEFNTHTQPGKTIIECNEGSSIAFWCMLGYLGLLATISFIVAFLARKLPDSFNEAKFITFSMLAFLSVWLSFIPAYLSTHGKYMVAMEIFAILSSSFALLSCIFFPKCYIILVRPEMNTREFLMGRGTALSH; this is encoded by the exons ATGGGGCCCGCATGCCAGCTTCAGGGACCCCAGGTGACCGGACTCTCCAGAGCCGGGAACATCCTGATCGGGGGCACCTTTCCTCTCCACGTCTACAGAGTGTACCCCGAGACCTCTTTCAAGGCAAAGCCCTCACCGATTGCCTGCCAAGC GTTCAGTCTGCAGAACTACCAGCGGATGCAGGCACTGGTGTTCGCCGTTGAGGAGGTCAATAGGGATCCAGACCTTCTACCCAACATCACCCTGGGGTTCCTGGTCTACGACTCCTGTGTGACCCTGCAGCTGGCTCTGCAGGGGACCCTATGGACCCTGACGGGACGGGAGACGCCCGTCCCGAACTTCAGCTGCCGAGGGGCAGCTCAGCTCGCTGGCCTCATCGGGGACTCAGGCTCGACGCGATCCATCCTCATGGCCCAGCTGCTTGGTCTCTACAAGTACCCCCAG ATCAGTTATTTCTCTACAAGCCCCTTCCTGAGTGACCGGATCCAGTTTCCGTCCTTCTTCCGGACCGTTCCCAGCGACGACTTCCAGTCAAGAGGACTGGCCCAGTTAGTGATGCATTTTGGTTGGACCTGGCTAGGATTGCTGGCTCAAGATAATGATTACGGTCAACAAGGGGTGCAGATTTTACAGCAGGAGATTATCAAGGCTGGGGCTTGCATTGCTTTCTCTGAGAACATTCTCAGTAGCCTACCCAACAAGAATGCAGTCCATATCGTCCAGGTGATCAAAAAGTCGCTGGCAAAAGCCATTGTTGTCTTCTCCAGTGATTCTGATCTGGTCCCCATAATGGATGAGGTTGTGAAGCAAAATGTGATGGGGAAGATCTGGATAGCCAGCGAGGCTTGGTCTACATCTGCTCTCCTTTCACAGCAGAAGTACGCGGGAATCCTCTGGGGTACCATTGGATTTGCAATCCACCATGAAGAAATGTCAGGCTTTAAAGAGTTCCTCATCAGCACTCACCCTACAAAAATGCCAGAGGATAGTTTTCTCAGGGAATTCTGGGAACAGACCTTTGACTGCAAATGGCCAAGGCAGAAAGCCCTCTTGGGTTCCCATGATAACAGAACCAAACTGTGCACTGGGGCTGAGAATCTGGAAAGCCTCCAGAACATCTACACAGATGTCACCAACCTAAGGGTCACCTATAATGTCTACAGTGCAGTTAATGCCATTGCACATGCTTTACATGGTCTGAGTTCCTGCCAACAGAGGAGGAGAGGACCCTTCCTATGGGACACTTGCGCAGATGTTGGTGGGTTTCAACCTTGGCAA CTTCTCTATTATGTAAAGAATGTACATTTTCGCAACAGAGCTGGTGCTGAGGTGTTTTTCGATGAGAGTGGCAATCCGCCAGCCCAGTACGATGTTGTAAACTGGCAGTGGAGCGCTGATGGTTCCATCAGGCATGTGAAGGTTGGCAGCTACGACTCCAGTACCCCTGCAAGGCACAGCCTCATTGTCAATTTCAGCAGCATCCAATGGGCTTTGGGAAATAAGCAG ATTCCTCTCTCAGTATGCAGTCCCAGCTGTCTCTCAGGCTATAGGAAAGCAGCTAGAGAAGGAGAACCCATCTGTTGCTTCCATTGTGTCCCATGTTCTCCAGGAGAGGTCTCCAACAAGACCG actctgcaGAATGTTCCAGATGCTCATGGGATCACTGGCCCAATGCCAAGCAAGATCAATGTGTCCCAAGGACCATAGAATTCCTAACCTATGAAGAGCCCTTGGGGGCCACTATGGCAGCAACCAGCATTACCTTCTCTCTGATTCCTGTTGCTTCTCTGGGACTCTTCAGCCATTACAGAAACACGCCAGTTGTCAAAGCCAACAATCGCAGCCTTAGCTACCTCTTGCTGCTGGcgctctctctctgtttcctctgcTCACTGGCTTTCATTGGTTACCCCAGCCCAGAGAAATGCCTCCTCAGACAAGCTGCCTTTGGCATCAGTTTTTCTCTTTGCATCTCCTGTGTGTTGGCCAAAACCATCACGGTGGTCATTGCTTTCAATGCCACCAAACCCAACAGTGCCTTTAGGAGATGGGTAGGGCCTCAACTGTCCTATGTAGTCATCAGTGCTTGCACCCTTTTTCAGGTTCTTATGTGTGTCTCTTGGTTACTTTTCTCCCCTCCTTTCTCAGAGTTTAACACCCACACTCAACCTGGAAAGACAATAATTGAATGTAATGAAGGATCTTCTATTGCTTTCTGGTGCATGCTGGGCTATCTTGGGCTTTTAGCCACTATCAGTTTCATAGTAGCCTTCCTAGCCAGAAAACTTCCTGACAGCTTCAACGAGGCTAAATTTATCACCTTCAGTATGCTGGCATTCCTCAGTGTGTGGCTGTCCTTTATCCCGGCCTACCTCAGCACCCACGGCAAGTACATGGTTGCCATGGAGATCTTTGCTATCTTATCTTCCAGTTTTGCTTTGCTGTCCTGTATCTTCTTCCCCAAATGTTACATCATCCTAGTGAGGCCTGAAATGAACACTAGGGAGTTTCTGATGGGACGAGGAACAGCCCTTAGCCATTAG